Proteins from a single region of Octopus bimaculoides isolate UCB-OBI-ISO-001 chromosome 11, ASM119413v2, whole genome shotgun sequence:
- the LOC106883288 gene encoding zinc finger protein 230, with protein MYEESSSGRSMEGSLPRSSVLIKKELPRHMPSNRNSENSKAELTFSIEKIMEFTPSKRTNKDLSPQQHLHNNQHNSNSNVCINNNHSNNINSSNNNHNVHNSIINNTNNIVNNNSNNNILKVSGHNGYKTQSKNIDSLWVPTSVFNPSMHGSAYASIFFNTDLQRRAGLNLISNPSDYRDPVIYAPYLHPAFPLPRNANVNDYQTQILRQYPFLFNSNSIRKDRNLETLNMFKNTGFQGLHHNASRYSSAIDKNLIVDVGGYACKDSIIGSGVSENGISSGCSVNSNSMNGSSVWKSPQSLTPNAHCSSSQRKSFIENSNVYSDASALPLALTPNSTSSKQHESLNSSCNSSQQGEDGRSSIKSTIAVGSPDSALVSPNNIANTSNSSSLMAGRSLVAKKNSLKTQKTFTCPECGKIFNAHYNLTRHMPVHTGARPFICKVCGKGFRQASTLCRHKIIHTSEKPHKCNTCGKAFNRSSTLNTHMRIHQGYKPFVCEYCGKGFHQKGNYKNHKLTHSSEKQFKCSVCNKAFHQIYNLTFHMHTHNEKKPFTCQICGKGFCRNFDLKKHMRKLHEGASLPSSGSSFGGRLISSPGNGSAGLHHSSHPNLTNPAPNTSSMLAAAAAQSSLSNQAAAVFFSRPTALLSQNPLTCHRSLLSPLVLNSSATSLLHKISSMI; from the coding sequence ATGTATGAAGAGAGTAGCAGCGGTCGAAGTATGGAGGGTAGCTTGCCTCGTTCGTCAGTATTGATCAAAAAGGAACTTCCAAGGCACATGCCTTCCAATAGAAACAGTGAAAACTCAAAAGCTGAACTGACATTTTCCATTGAGAAAATTATGGAATTTACGCCGTCCAAGCGGACTAATAAAGATCTATCTCCACAACAGCATTTACACAATAACCAACATAATAGCAACAGTAACGTGTGCATCAACAACAATCATAGCAACAACATTAACTCTtctaacaataatcataatgttCACAATAGCATCattaacaataccaataatatcgtcaacaataacagcaacaacaacattcttaAGGTCAGTGGACACAATGGTTACAAAACTCAGTCGAAAAACATCGATTCGTTATGGGTTCCAACATCGGTGTTTAATCCGTCAATGCATGGATCTGCATACGCGAGTATCTTCTTTAATACGGATCTCCAACGACGGGCAGGCTTAAACTTAATTAGTAATCCTTCAGATTATAGGGACCCAGTTATTTATGCACCTTACCTCCATCCAGCGTTTCCGTTACCTCGAAACGCTAACGTAAATGATTACCAGACACAAATACTTAGGCAATATCCCTTTTTATTTAATTCGAACTCCATCAGAAAAGACAGAAATCTGGAGACTCTCAATATGTTTAAAAATACAGGTTTTCAGGGATTACATCATAATGCATCCAGATATTCGTCGGCCATCGATAAAAATTTAATTGTTGACGTAGGAGGTTATGCCTGCAAAGATTCCATTATCGGCAGTGGTGTATCTGAGAATGGTATAAGCAGCGGGTGCTCCGTAAATAGTAACAGCATGAATGGTAGTAGTGTATGGAAAAGTCCACAAAGTCTAACACCAAATGCACATTGCTCTTCGTCGCAAAGAAAATCTTTTATCGAAAATAGTAACGTTTATTCGGATGCTTCTGCTCTTCCATTGGCTTTGACGCCGAACTCTACGAGTTCCAAGCAACATGAGAGCTTAAACAGTTCTTGTAACTCTAGTCAGCAGGGAGAAGATGGAAGATCTAGTATTAAATCAACAATTGCCGTCGGTTCACCGGACTCAGCTTTGGTATCGCCGAATAATATTGCCAATACCAGCAACAGTTCTTCTCTGATGGCAGGGCGATCTTTGGTAGCAAAGAAAAACAGTTTAAAGACACAGAAGACGTTCACGTGCCCCGAATGTGGCAAGATTTTCAATGCCCACTATAACCTAACACGTCACATGCCTGTGCACACTGGTGCTCGTCCATTCATATGTAAAGTATGTGGTAAAGGTTTTCGACAAGCCAGTACTCTGTGCCGTCATAAGATTATACACACTTCGGAAAAACCACATAAATGCAACACTTGCGGGAAGGCCTTTAACCGGAGCTCCACGctgaacacacacatgcgtatacaccaGGGTTACAAGCCATTCGTCTGTGAGTACTGCGGTAAAGGGTTCCATCAGAAAGGTAACTATAAAAATCATAAATTGACACACAGCTCCGAAAAACAGTTCAAATGTTCTGTATGCAACAAGGCCTTTCACCAGATCTACAACCTCACTTTTCATATGCATACCCACAACGAAAAGAAACCGTTCACCTGTCAGATATGCGGTAAAGGGTTTTGTCGAAATTTTGACCTAAAGAAACATATGCGAAAATTACACGAAGGTGCTTCACTTCCATCTTCCGGTTCTTCGTTCGGCGGAAGACTAATCAGTTCACCCGGGAATGGTAGCGCTGGTTTGCATCACAGTTCGCATCCAAATCTAACAAATCCAGCACCAAACACAAGCAGTAtgctagcagcagcagctgcacaaTCCTCTCTTTCAAACCAAGCTGCAGCGGTGTTCTTTTCACGGCCGACAGCTCTTCTTTCACAGAATCCTTTGACGTGTCATCGTTCTTTGCTCTCGCCTCTCGTCCTTAATTCCTCAGCCACCAGTCTATTACACAAAATATCTTCTATGATATAA